The stretch of DNA AATGTCCAAGACAGGTAAagatggagaagatctgaaagacATGGAAGCATATTGTTATGATAGAGACATTTAAACAAGTGAATGCAAAGATAAGCAATTTTATATTGAATTCTAGCCTTCACAGGAAACCAGTGCAGTGTTCTGAGCAGTGGTGTAGCACTCTCATGCCTGGGCTTTCGGAGCATGAGTAAggctgcatgattctgaatgcgctgaagtttgtttattttattatcaggGAGACCAGTCTAGGAAATAGTTACAATAGTCAAATGAAAGTAATATGGATGGAATGAAAGAAACAGCCAGTTTGTTAGCAGCAGTGGAAAGGAAGTCCTGAACAAAGTTTGCTTAATCTTCGtaactgacagaacagagtgcaGCATGATGATTGTTTGACCAACAGGTGCATCCAGTTGGAATAAAATGGTTTCTTAAGTTTGAGTGAGAGTGACAAAACTGACGGTCAGATAGACTGACTATattgtgcgtacatgcatgcttgtgtgcagaCAAACTTTTCTTATGTATGTGCATGATTTGGCTATGCACCATGCAATGTATGTGAGGGTAATATGATATGTTACATTTGATTCTTGCCTTTTGTATTTGAATTAATACAGAGTGATCATTGAGGTAGTCTTAGAAGAGtgggaaagaaaaataagaataaataataattcaAAATCAGTTATATGTGAAATAGTTTTTCAAGCTTCTCATCACTTAATTTAATCAGTTAATGATGATATATGTAACAAGAAAACTTGATAAAGGCATAGAACTGCGAGAATTCAATGTCAATCATAGAATCAGAAACATTTTCTAGATCAGTTATTACCCCCATTCCcttctgtgtgtattgtgtaatgcagccttaggggctagttggcccttgGGAACCATGCCAAtagctgactgtcctaaaaccctcttggccaaagtggggatgtaactgggcaagacactctccactataatcaaattctagcccaaatagtcggaacagcagttgcctcctctgttgttctgatggtcatagtcagacacgactgactatcagatatatatatatatatgtaaaaatgcTGAACACTGTGTGTTCTCACTAATACAGTGTGTGCACACTATTGACAGTTGAAGTGGTTGATGCAGACAAGGTGGCATGCAGACACTGTGTGCTCACTAAAGCAGACTGtgttcacactgtcactgtgtacagTTGAAGTAGTTGATGCACACATGGTGACAGGCAGACACTGAGTGTGCTCACTAATAGAGTGTGTGCATACTATGTACAGTTGAAGTAGTTGGCGCACACATGGTGACAGGCAGTCAGTTAATTGAAAAAATCATCCTGCAGTTGTATAATGCTGAACTCTGTTCGTGCTCACTAatgcagtgtgtgcacactgtgtaCAGTTGAAGTGGATGATGCACACAGGGTGATAGGCAGACAGAGTGTGCTCACCAAAGCAGACTGTGTTCACACTGAGTACAGTTGAAATGGTTGATGCACACATGGTGACAGGCAAACAGTTCAGATGAATTATCCTGCATTTGTTCAATGTTGAGCTCTGTGTGTGCTCACTTATGCAGTGTATGCACACTATGTATTGTTGAAGTGGTTGGTGCACACATGGTGACAGGCAGACACTGTGTGCACTCACTCATAGAGTGTGTGCACATTAAGTACAGTTGAAGTAGTTGATGCACGCATGGTGACAGGGAGTCAGTTATTGATATTTAAATCATCCTGCAGTTGTTTAAagttgaactctgtgtgtgctctctaatgctgtgtgtgcacactgtgcaCAGTTGAAGTGGATGATGCATATAgggtgacaggcagacaggcatcaCACTGTCCTGTGTAACGGAGTAACCGGGACTGATGAGTCACCACAGAGAAGGTCCCTCctacccccacatcccacaccctaGTTCTGCCACCCCACTCCTGTTAAAACACCTGTTGCTTGTTCATGTTGGCCTGTTGAAGGACAGTTGTATCATTTTGTTTGTCATCTCaggcttactctgtgtgtgtacttgtgtgcttgtgtgtgtgtgtgtgcgtgtgtacgtgtgtgtgcatgtgtgtgtgtgtgtgtgtgtgtgtgtacatcaccttgtgtgcatgtgtgtgtgtgtgtgtgtggaggggaaggggtgtgtacatcactgtatgtgtatgtgtgtgtgttctgtcaccaTCACATATGTGTGGGAAAGTAAGGCTGGGTGGGTAGAACTTTAGTTTATGTCATTTTGTGTAAAGTGGTGTATACATCTGTGAAATATTAAtattatgtgtgtttgcgtgcgtgtgtgtgtttcatgcatgTGCAAATATAtgcatatttgtatgtatatagatatagatatatatcatcatcatatgtacACCTTTGTATACACCAGTCAGCTGAGATATCCACCTGTAGTATTcagtcacacaacacatgcatgcacacatactttgCCATGAGCATGCAGGTgcattctctcttcctttttctcaatAGTTACcaaccatttttcttcttttcttttttttttctttttttctttttgccttcaCTGGCTTCAGTTAGTGTGGAAATAGCAGAGTGTTGGTATGATTTATGAAAATAAAATCAGTGGTACTTAGTTCACCAAACATGACAGTGAAAGGAAATTTAATAACACTGTTCATTATGCATTCAGTTTTGCCCAGGCATATTTCTATGTTCACATATAACTTttggtggttgggttttttttgtttttgttttttttgtttttttctttccttttgattatgcatcttgtgtgtgtatgtttatgctcATATAGTATTTATTAATTTCATAATTTCAGAGGAGTTGATttgaaataacaaaataaagagGAATGCTTGTATCTCACTATCTGCATTTCTGTGGAAAACTtcatttgtcttctctctgttgATCTTCTCCTTTCATCTACTCTCTCAGGTTCCAACAATGATTTTTTGTACTACTTCAGTACTTGTAGTTGTACTGCATACTGTAAATCACTAAATGCATGGTTTGtaacatacaaacaaaagaaaagaaaaaagaatatatcgCTAAGTTGTATGCTCGCAGTCACATGAGCATATAGTTATACACTGTTTGAAAATTAGTTGTAATGGAAAAGAAGAATATCAAGTTAACCACAGCTCAAGTCCACCGGAGCTGTCAGCAAATGGGGTGTTCACAAATATTGTGTGTCACCTTTGTTCTGCATTTTGTCAGGCAAACAGGATGGTCACAAAGCTTGTGTGTCAACttcttgttctgcattgtgtCAGGCAGATAGGGTGGTCACAAAGCATatctgtcaacttttttttttcactgtgtcaAGCTTACAGGATGGTCACAAAACTTGCATGTAAACATTTTGTTCTGCACTGTGTCAGGCTAACAGGATGGTCACAGAGCACCGtgtcacacagcactgtgtcactTCCAGCATTTCAGATTTCTAGAACAGATGAAAGTTTCCATCTCTGTTTTAGTTCTCGTGTGTTGAAATTTCTTTtctgtatataatgtgtgtgtgtgtgtgaattatacaAAATGACTAtgagtaaaagtgtgtgtgtgtgtgtgtgaattatacaATATGACTGTGAgtaaaaggacacaacaccaggctgaAAGTGAAATGGGGGATTGAACCGTGACCACTGAATCAGAAGTCGAACACTTTACCAATTCTTCCACAGATCCTCTACATTCATTATTGTAAGTTTAGATATCCTGTAGAAAATTTGTGAAACGGTTTTAAACTTATTCAGTGGGTGaaaaagtgctgtgtgtgtgtgtgtaaattgatgGCAATGTAATGGACTGACCTGGtgcaccttccccctccctcccacgtgCACTGCCCACCATCCTGCCTGAGGAAAGTGGTTAGTTGTGTCTGTAACAGCTGACACTGGTCACAGCTGTTGTCAACCATGTGTACTGTGTAGTTCATCTTTATAGGACCACGtccatacactgtgtgtgtgtgtgtgtgtgtgtgtgcatgagaaagagagagagttcatatgtgtgtgtgtgtgagtgtacgtgcatgtgtttataatatatgcgtgtgcgtgtgtgtctgcgtgcatgtttGCTATATGTGCAttagtgggtgcgtgtgtgcatgtgtaactgtgtgtacacatgtgtgtgtgcatgcatctgcatgtgtgtgctgtagtgatgGAAAAAGGCTGTATACATGTTCAATGtgggaatgtgtgttgtgtgggagtgCGAATGAGAGCAGTCTATATTATCTGTGGTTCATTTTCACTGTTGTTTTACTTGTGTAGGATCCTTCGAGttgcattttatttcttttacatcCTGTTGGTGTCTCCTGGTTTACCCACCTGTAACTAAAACCTGCAGTATCTAGGGTGGATGTGTAACTAAAACCTGCAGTATCTGGAGTGGAACTCAGAACTGTAAATAAATCCTGAAGTATCTAGGATGGGACCTTAACTAAATCCTGCAGTATCTAGGATGGACCTTAACTAAATCCAGCAGTATCTGGGATGGACCTTAACTAAATCTTGCAGTATCTAAAGTGAACCTAAACTAAATCTTGCAGTATCTAGGGTGGACCTGTAACAAAACCCTGCGTTATCTAGGGTGGCCATTAGCTAAAACCTTCTGTTTCTAGGGCCTGTGACCGAATCCTGCAGTATCTAGGGTGGACCTTGAACTAGAACCTGCTGTGCCTATTCTAATGGATTGAGGGAAGGATTGATTTTACCATTTGTGCCAAGTTTCTAATTGACTGAGGGCAAGATGGTGCAGTGAGACTGAGAGTATGTCTTTGTGGGTGGACAGcctcccatccctacccccaccccacctccaggtAAATCTGTCGATTGACAAACATCTGCCCCCAGAGGGAGGCAGGCGGGGTATTGATTTCACTGGGGTTCTACTCTTTTCCCTGCATTACttggtgtgtgtgagttacaTGCAGTTGCATGTTTTATTTCGTACTAGGCGCTTTCCtccagtctgtgtctgtattccGTTCATTAGATTCagtccaaatacacacacacacacacacacacacacacacacacacacacacacacacacacttccatgtaCTGTGCACTTGTACACTTGTACAGGCATGCTGGAATTAtatggagtacacacacacacacacacacacacacacacacacacacacacacacacacacgcacgcacgcacacacacacatatatatatatatatatagagagagagagagagagatattgttgactagacagtgaaCTGATGACTGCAGCTGATAGGCAATGTGTGAACCCTAAGGGTGTATTGAATTCTGGTGTTTCCATAATTGATAATTGCTACTTGTCAAGCACACAGTGTGTGCTGGGGTGAtacatagtctgtgtgtgtgtgtgtgtgtgtgtgttgatgtgtatgtgtttgtacatgGTAAACAGGTAACATGTCCAGTAAAGGCACAAACTTTCAATGAAGGACAAAGCCTTCACCTCACAAAGAAAGTCAACAGACAaaactgaaggaaaaaacaaagcaatTTGAAGTCAGCTCAGAAGCAAAATATGataagtggaaacagttttgcaagGCACTCTGCTAGGCACAACATTGACACAGTTCTTGCAATTATAtcatcgcatggaagggaaaacaagcacaacaacaatccCAGCTATGTCAAATACAGATGGAACCAAGTTgatgacaaatgaagaaaaataatCCACTCTGCTTTAAAAGATTCGTACAACAgagtgattaaaaaacaaaaacaaaaaaaaaacccttgaaaATAAGATATATGTTCAGGATTAAACCAAATTCTTATACAGACTAGCACTGATGATGACATCACAATAGATGATCAAAATGAAGCAATAGCAAAATGCAAGGGAGATACTGTGCTTGGCCCAAAGTTTGCTACTCAGATATCAAGGAGCTATAGaatcagaagaagacagaagtgaACTTTTCAATCCGTATCAAAACAGTGtttcacaatggacatgtgctggAGGACTGCACACATGGCTTCTTAAAACCCGTGTCAAAACCAGGGAAGGATGATTGTCAGGCTAGCAGTTACCAGATTCTGACTATGCAAAATATTGCTGGAAAGCTCTTGGAATTCATAATACATTAATAGCcagaaacttgcaagggatcttgaacagaggcacattctccctCCAAATCAAGGTGGGTACAGAACATTTAAGTGTTAATGGGGAAAATGCAGTTGATTTCACATaggaggtatatgaaggatttcaaagaaaagaagaaacagcagcagaaattGACCTCCAAGGTgcatacaataaagtccagtctgcgcacctcatggagctgctaccaAAGTATGGAGGAAGCTTGACATGAACAAGATGGAtggcagcagcgcttcaggaaagaaccgtcatcCTACGTCTCGGAGATAGGATGTCTGCACCCTCTAAactttccatgggactgccacaaggatcccacctgtcctctacaatgtctacatgaaaggccttgcagacttaaacaacattGGAGTAGCTTGGGTGCTTATTCTGGCAGATGATGGTCTGGTCTTGAAAACTTTGAAAATGCtcaagaaagaaataaaccatctagaaacaactgaacaatatcagtCAATGTTGCAAGGACACAGGGTCTTCCCACCAATCCAGCAAAAGTGCAAATGTTGCTGTGCACTCTCAGCAACAAAACTGCCAGCAAATCACCACTGGCTGTTTCTCTTAATGGAATTCAGATCAAGACTATGCTACCTAAGAATACagtttgacaggatgctgacTTTCAGAAAACACACTTCAGAATgtaaaaagggtctttcagtcttaaaggcaatggcagccAAAGGAATCACAACGCCACCTCATACTAGTAGCCAAATCAATTACTCATTTTCAGTGTGATTGGCTATGGACTAGGGCAGTCAGcactgtctcaaagcagcctcctaaagtttgaaagagttcaaaatgaaccTTTGAgtctgatccttggaacaacaaaagacatcccAACGAagaccatgtgatacctgctttAGCTTCCTTCAGTGTAGGCCAGAAACAAATTAGAACAGGTTAAGGCCTACTTCAgaacattagaaaaccctcaaagcCCACTGCATGATGCACTGTCAAGGAACCAAAAGTCAGCCGTCAAGGACATGTAAGATCATGGGTTGGACAAACACAAGATACATTCCAGCTTATATGCCAGGTACAAGACCTTGAAGAAACAAATTAAGTGGCAGGAAAACCCTGAAAACTTCAAACATCGTTTCCAACGCAATCATTTTACCCACCCAAAGAAGACATTGGCAGGAATGGCTAGAGGGCAAAACTGACGTGTAAGTGAGGCCACTCagtcatagaagaaaacagtaaagaagaggacatcatcatatacacagatggctcagtcaccaaagaccagtccggctggggattcactgtaaagcaaaacagagaaacaattagggaagagaatgatgCCTCCGAAGTCACAATCTGACattggaagttgaagctgtgacgcGTGTGTGGGaaatggggaatgtgtgtgtgtgtgtgtgtgtgtggtggcttgtgtgcttttatgtgtagtgttgggcatGTGTACATGAcaaattttgtttttgcttttatatctgtgagactgcatattgcatatctgttgtgcatgtgtgtttttgtgtgtgtttgtgtatgtgtgtgcgtgtctatgtgtttatttgcatttatttgcttatttgtttattaatttattttattattattgtcagtgttctttttttctgcactttatttattttattttatttatttgcttttgtttataCTTATTAATTATTccaaatttatttattcattaattttatgacatctccatttatttgtttatatatcttatTTTACTTAGAACATTTTttatttcccctcaaggcctgactgagcacttTGCATTacactgctgttcaggcatctgcttagcagatgtggtgtggcaaatATGGATTTGTCAAAGAGCAGTGGCACCTCATTGAGAAACCGACTGAACTGAATACAAAAACTTTCATTGAAAGATAAGTGCTATGCATTTTTATTGAATGGACAAGCTGTAGTTAAATTGTagtgatatacatacatgtaatgatgtattctGTGAATACAcaagctgttcagtgaaagagTGGTGTATACATGTTAAGTGAATGCAAAAAAATACAAGTTTTATAAAAGATACAGCTAGCAATTTGTGGAAGTACTTATCATTTTTAATCTAagggtacacactgcacacatgttGTGTTTTGCATGATGTGTTGAATCAGAAGAATCAAGCATTTGTGAAGCTCAGATGTGCCCTTTAACATTCAGTGCCTGAGGCATCATGGAGAGATGGGGTTGTGTCAAGTACAGTGAGGCAATTTCTGTTTATTCAGTTTTATGTTCAAGTGTTCAGAAACTGTATGACAGTCTTGAACCGATTTTGATATGTGTTTGCAcattctgtgtgctgtgctgtttataAAGAAATATGAACATATACTATTTTGGTTTCtttgagggttgttttttttggggggggtggggggagggttggagggggggttcAACTTCAAGTTAATATTTTGGAAACTCTCTTTGAGTTTTCATCATTTCtgtgctttttatttttcattgataaAAAGACAGCAAATAGTTGGTTTCACTTTTTgactgttgattgtgtgtgtgtgttagaaagagagagtgcttGGTACCCTGTGTGACATAACCTGTTTGTTGTGTATATTGTAAAATCTTGCcagaaagaagaaacagtaaTGATGAGTTGTGTCATCAAGGgatgtgttgtggtttggttccAGGAACGTGACAGAGCATGCCACAACACCTGATAGGTCCTGTACAGGGGATACGCTGCTCTTAGGACACTGCAGCTCTTGTTcaagcacacagacaacaacGTAATGGTCATTGTGTAGGGTGgatacacagcagacagacagcatagAAAAGGTCATTGTGTAGGGAGGACACACATGAGACAGACAGTATAGGAAGGGTCATTGTGTAGAGaggacacacagcagacacacattaTCGTAAGGGTCATTGTGTAGGGAGAGGATACACAGCATCGTAACGGTCATTGTGTAGGGACACACAGCAACGTAAGGGCCGTTGTGTAGGGAGGACAGACAGCAGACGACACAGCCATCCCTCAGCATGGAGCGACCGGTCAACCTGCTGAGAGCCACCACCACCTGCAATGCTTTCTACATAGTGTTCTCTGCTGCCAAGGCCGCCCTCCtgcccttcctcaccctcctgtTCCGCCTGCTGGGACTGGATGCCATGCAGACAGGCATCGTCATGGCCGCCAAGACCCTGACAGGGTTTGTGTGGGCCCCGCTGTGGGCGCGCTGTGCTGTCACCTACAACAAGCGTCGCGTGGTGCTGCTCTTCTCTCTGCTCATGATGGCCACCATGTACCTGTCCTTCACTGCTGTCTACTACAAGGTGGCCCCCGCTCTGCCCCTCTGTCATTCTCCCACCCTCCAGGACCATCACCACGGCAacacctccctcttcccaccctccaacctcacccacactcacaccactaCTCAGCCctctgttgatggtggtgatgcacTTCCCTCCCCTCACCAACCTACCCACAGCCAGGGGCAGACAAGTGCAGCACAGGCTGTAACACAGGCTGTGACTCCAGGGTCACAGCGCGACACCACTCTCCatgtccctccatctccctctccatctccctctccctctccacaccgtGCCAATATTACTatgccacacccaccctccaccaccaccaatgcccTTGCAACTGAATCttcctccacagacagacagccatctgCAGCAATGACAGACCTGGTGAAGATAGTGCGCGAGATAGAACAACACACTGGACAGTCCGTCAAAGAACTTGTGGAGAGTAGACAGCTGTCTCTTGAAGACCTGTTTAATCAGGCTAGAAAGGTTGATCCTGACATCACAAAGGAAGGCATGGAGAAAGTGCTGGATCAGATTGAAAAGGGATCAGTAGACAGCAGGATTCCTGCCAAACGCTCAGCCAACAGAGTAGCCAGAAACCTGAACGTTACCTTTCTCAACAACTTGAAAGACGGATTCAGTGCACTGACTGCCACCCTTGCAGAGAGCAAGCTCCTTCTGTTTCTTATTGTTCTGCTCATCGTCATATTTGGTGAGTTTTTTAGTTCCCCAGTGGAGAAGATAGCTGACGATGCTTGGTTTGATTTCCTGGAGAGGATTGATGACATGGAGAAGTACGGGCGGCAGCGTTACTGGGGCTCCCTGACCTTTGCCCTGGTGCCCATCGTGGTGACATGCCTGGTGGACTACACGCCCTGCCGCTTGGTGCTGAACCTGCACCACTTCCTGCTGCACCTGCTTGTGTTTGGCATCTTCATGGTGCTGACGCTGCTGCTGGCCTGCTACTTCCCCATGCCCCCGCCCCTCAAGCACAAGTACGGCAGCAAGGTGGCTAAAGGGCTGCGCGTCATCTGCTGCGACAGCCGAGGCTTCCTGTTCACGGTGTCGCTGCTGGTGGCGGGTGCGGTGTATGCTTCATTCCACAACTTCCTGTTTTGGCACCTCCAGGACCTGGGCAGTGGGGAGGTGACCATGGGGCTATGCGTGTCCATTGCCGCCTTCGCTGAGACCCCCATGCTGGTGGTGAGCAACAAGCTGGTGCGCAAGCTGGGTCACGGGGGCACGGTGTCCCTGTGCCTGGGAGTGCTGGCTGTGCGGGTCTTGTACTATGGCTTCCTGTGGACGCCCTGGGCCGTGCTGCCCATGGAGGTGACCAacgccttcacacacactgctctgtggTACGCTGTGCTCAGCTACGATGAGTTCAACATGGGTTCTGCCATGGACCGCAGCATTCGTTCCATCCTGTCGTCCATGTACTTTGGCCTGGGCTTCTCCCTGGGCTCCTTCGTGTCGGGCGTGGTGTACCACACATACAGTGCCCCCGTGCTGTTCTGGGGCGCCAGCGTGCTGTCTGCAGCCTGGTGCCTGCTGCACTGCCTGGTCCACTGCTGCCTGCCCAAGAAGGAGCGCGTCAAGTACATCAAGCTGCTGAGGAAGGACGACGAGGACACTTCTGAAGGGGATGACGACTGGCTGGAGATGGCCCTTAAAGATCAGTGACCAACATCAGCATAACACTGAGGGGCCCTCAACATCAACATAACGCTGAGGGGCCCTCAAAGACCAGTGACCAACATGACAACACTAAGGGGCCCTCAAAGATCAGTGACCTGCATTACAACACTGAGGGGCCCTCAAAGATCAGTAACCAACATGACAACACTGAGGGGCCCTCAAAGATCAGTAACCAACATGACAACACTGAGGAGCCCTCAAAGATCAGTGaacaacatgacaacactgaGGGGCCCTCAAAGATAAGTGACCAACATCAACATAACACTGAGGGGCCCTCAACATCAACATAACAGTATTAACACTGATGGGCCCCAAAGATCAGTCACCAACATGACAACACTCCTGTCCATGACTGTCCTTGCAACACTCTGTGTTACACTCCAAACAAAGTCAACAGTCTGTTTTATTCTCTACGCAatgttgtttatgtgtatgttccACTCTACACAAAGAATGTTATACTGTCTGAATGTGCCTTGAGAATGTTGATGTGAAAATCAGTGAAAGCGAAACCTGTTCACTTGTCAGCAAGACTGATGGGATATGTTGAGGTTCATTTTATGTGGGGTTGAAATGCTATATGATTTGGtatcaattatatatataatatggttTATTTATATCTAGAAATATGACACAGTGTGTTAAGGCAATTGGATTTGGCTAAATTATTTGCTTTGAAAATAGGAAGCTTATGGAGTATTATCTCTGTTTTTAAACAGTATTTTGTGAACTTGAATTATTGTGAATATCAcatgacatata from Babylonia areolata isolate BAREFJ2019XMU chromosome 18, ASM4173473v1, whole genome shotgun sequence encodes:
- the LOC143292583 gene encoding major facilitator superfamily domain-containing protein 6-like protein B; the encoded protein is MERPVNLLRATTTCNAFYIVFSAAKAALLPFLTLLFRLLGLDAMQTGIVMAAKTLTGFVWAPLWARCAVTYNKRRVVLLFSLLMMATMYLSFTAVYYKVAPALPLCHSPTLQDHHHGNTSLFPPSNLTHTHTTTQPSVDGGDALPSPHQPTHSQGQTSAAQAVTQAVTPGSQRDTTLHVPPSPSPSPSPSPHRANITMPHPPSTTTNALATESSSTDRQPSAAMTDLVKIVREIEQHTGQSVKELVESRQLSLEDLFNQARKVDPDITKEGMEKVLDQIEKGSVDSRIPAKRSANRVARNLNVTFLNNLKDGFSALTATLAESKLLLFLIVLLIVIFGEFFSSPVEKIADDAWFDFLERIDDMEKYGRQRYWGSLTFALVPIVVTCLVDYTPCRLVLNLHHFLLHLLVFGIFMVLTLLLACYFPMPPPLKHKYGSKVAKGLRVICCDSRGFLFTVSLLVAGAVYASFHNFLFWHLQDLGSGEVTMGLCVSIAAFAETPMLVVSNKLVRKLGHGGTVSLCLGVLAVRVLYYGFLWTPWAVLPMEVTNAFTHTALWYAVLSYDEFNMGSAMDRSIRSILSSMYFGLGFSLGSFVSGVVYHTYSAPVLFWGASVLSAAWCLLHCLVHCCLPKKERVKYIKLLRKDDEDTSEGDDDWLEMALKDQ